The following coding sequences are from one Peromyscus eremicus chromosome X, PerEre_H2_v1, whole genome shotgun sequence window:
- the Tbx22 gene encoding T-box transcription factor TBX22 isoform X2 encodes MALSTRAHAFSVEALVGRPSKRKSQDSREEMQPGLQEERCIPKEEEVPSSASGDCKQPEKRPKAESSKTAFSSCSGGESNSQESPQGKNTIQVELQGSDLWKRFHDIGTEMIITKAGRRMFPSVRIKVKGMDPVKQYYVILDVEPVDSKRYRYVYHSSQWMVAGNTDHSCITPRFYVHPDSPCSGEIWMRQIISFDRVKLTNNEMDDKGHIILQSMHKYKPRVHVMEQDCRIDLSLIQSLPTEGIQTFSFEETEFTTVTAYQNQQITKLKIDRNPFAKGFRDPGRNRWKQWFISSDL; translated from the exons ATGGCTCTGAGCACTCGAGCGCACGCCTTCTCGGTGGAGGCCTTGGTGGGGAGACCCAGCAAAAGAAAATCTCAAGACTCAAGAGAGGAgatgcagcctgggctgcaggaagAGCGGTGCATACCGAAAGAGGAGGAGGTACCTAGCAGCGCTTCTGGGGACTGCAAGCAGCCGG AAAAGCGACCCAAGGCAGAATCTTCAAAAACTGCTTTCTCCTCCTGCTCTGGCGGCGAGAGCAACAGCCAGGAAAGTCCGCAAGGAAAAAATACTATCCAAGTGGAGCTTCAGGGATCCGACCTATGGAAGAGATTCCACGACATCGGGACTGAGATGATCATTACCAAGGCCGGCAG GCGTATGTTTCCTTCTGTTCGGATCAAGGTGAAAGGGATGGACCCAGTGAAGCAATACTATGTAATTTTGGATGTGGAACCAGTGGATTCCAAACGTTATAG GTATGTGTATCACAGCTCACAGTGGATGGTTGCTGGGAATACTGACCATTCGTGCATCACTCCCCGATTCTACGTCCATCCCGACTCCCCTTGCTCAGGAGAAATCTGGATGCGTCAAATCATCTCCTTTGATCGAGTGAAACTCACCAATAATGAGATGGATGACAAGGGCCAT ATCATTCTGCAGTCCATGCATAAGTACAAACCCCGTGTGCACGTGATGGAGCAGGACTGTAGGATTGACCTGTCCTTGATTCAGTCCCTTCCTACTGAAGGAATTCAAACATTCTCCTTTGAAGAAACTGAATTCACTACGGTGACAGCTTACCAAAACCAGCAG AttacaaaactgaaaatagaCAGGAATCCTTTTGCCAAAGGATTTAGAGATCCTGGGAGAAACAG